Part of the Deferrivibrio essentukiensis genome is shown below.
ATTATGGAAACTTATCCTATGATGCTTGAATTTATGATTGAAACTGTATTACCTAAGTTACAATTGCTTGACTTTAGCTTACATGACAGTGATTTTTTTAAATTTTTGTATATTAAAGAAGAAAAAGCTACGAAGACATTAACAGATAATACTCGAAAAAAATTAAAACAAGTTACTTTTAAGATATTAGAGCAGGCAGGCTTAATAGATAATGGTAAAAATAAAAAAATAATGAAACCTATATTGAACTATGGTATAATACTCTATTATGCCAACAACACTGACATTTTAAAAGGTCTTTTGATGAGTGACAAAGAAATTATAACAAATATTAGGTGATAAAATGAATGAAAGTCTTACAAGTAAGTTAAACTGTCTTATAAATATCTTAAAAGATGAAAACTACTTTAAGCGAGAAAATATTGCTAATGAAGTTCCCTTTTATATTTTCGATTATAATCCTGAAGATGAATTAGAAGTAAGAAAAACTATAAACCAGATATCTGAATCTAAACAAATTAAGTACAATGTAGAAATATTAAATCTTTATGATATTGCAATAAATTACCTACAAGAGAATAATTTATTGGAAAAAACTTTTGAAATAGAAAAAAAGTTCACTCCTGAAAAATTTTTTACTAGATTAAAGTCTATTATAGATCCTGAATTAATTCTTAATAAAATAGTGAAAATAAGTGTAACCAAAGAACCAGATATTTTGATTTTAACAGGTATTGGAAACATTTACCCTATATTAAGAGCTCATTTAATTATTAATAAATTGCAAGAAAAAATATATAACAAAACTGTCATACTTATGTATCCGGGAACTTTTGAAATAATCGACACAGAGGGGCAACTGCTATTATTTAATAAACTTGAGAGTAAAGCTTTTTACAGAGCGTTTAAAATTTGCGGGGGT
Proteins encoded:
- a CDS encoding BrxA family protein — translated: MPVLETLKLIELKKKGLSDKEIETEVLVNNYLQKNRLSTVKRMFVEFKRRLNYMDSNFTELITELPFDSKKHLLFANIMETYPMMLEFMIETVLPKLQLLDFSLHDSDFFKFLYIKEEKATKTLTDNTRKKLKQVTFKILEQAGLIDNGKNKKIMKPILNYGIILYYANNTDILKGLLMSDKEIITNIR
- a CDS encoding DUF1788 domain-containing protein, whose protein sequence is MNESLTSKLNCLINILKDENYFKRENIANEVPFYIFDYNPEDELEVRKTINQISESKQIKYNVEILNLYDIAINYLQENNLLEKTFEIEKKFTPEKFFTRLKSIIDPELILNKIVKISVTKEPDILILTGIGNIYPILRAHLIINKLQEKIYNKTVILMYPGTFEIIDTEGQLLLFNKLESKAFYRAFKICGGGVR